The Vescimonas coprocola genome includes a window with the following:
- the murC gene encoding UDP-N-acetylmuramate--L-alanine ligase: MIHPTVDIHTYLKPGVRVHLAGIGGVSMCPLAEVLRGMGLTVQGSDMSESDTVRHLRSLGIDVAIGHSAENLKDCDLVIRTAAIHDENPEISGAIARGIPVYERAQAWGAIMQKYANAVCFSGTHGKTTTTSMATHIFMEAGTDPTVMIGGTLPLLHSGYRVGQGDTIILESCEYCNSFLNFFPTVAVILNVEEDHLDFFKDLADIEHSFHAFADLVPQRGYIISNADDAGARDSVKGLRHPVFTFAVQDRTADCVADNVSFFDGCPVFDVVIHGEVYAHVELKIPGKHNILNTLAAASAAYVLGLPGEAVSRGLETFHGAGRRMEHKGTYHGAEVYDDYAHHPGELHALLTTARTMGYQRVICAFQPHTYSRTKALFSQFVEELKLPDVTVLAEIYAAREQNDIGISSQDLAREIPGAIYCSSLEKVTDTLASLAQPGDLILTVGAGDIFRAGEKLLERA, translated from the coding sequence ATGATCCATCCCACTGTGGATATCCATACGTATCTCAAGCCCGGTGTCCGGGTCCATCTGGCGGGCATCGGCGGCGTGTCCATGTGTCCGCTGGCGGAGGTGCTGCGGGGCATGGGACTGACGGTGCAGGGCTCGGATATGTCCGAGAGCGATACCGTCCGGCACCTGCGCTCACTGGGCATCGACGTGGCCATCGGCCACTCGGCGGAGAATCTCAAGGACTGCGATCTGGTGATCCGCACCGCCGCCATCCACGACGAGAATCCGGAGATCTCCGGGGCCATCGCACGGGGCATCCCCGTATATGAGCGGGCGCAGGCCTGGGGCGCCATCATGCAGAAATACGCAAATGCCGTGTGCTTCTCCGGTACCCACGGCAAGACCACCACCACCTCCATGGCAACCCATATCTTCATGGAGGCCGGAACTGATCCCACGGTGATGATCGGCGGTACGCTGCCGCTGCTGCACTCCGGCTATCGGGTGGGGCAGGGGGACACCATCATTCTGGAGTCCTGCGAGTACTGCAACTCCTTCCTGAACTTCTTCCCCACGGTGGCGGTGATCCTTAACGTGGAGGAGGACCATCTGGACTTTTTCAAGGATCTGGCGGATATCGAGCACTCCTTCCATGCCTTTGCCGATCTGGTACCCCAGCGGGGCTACATCATCTCCAATGCCGACGACGCCGGCGCACGGGACTCTGTGAAGGGACTGCGGCACCCGGTGTTCACCTTCGCCGTGCAGGATCGGACGGCGGACTGCGTGGCGGACAACGTGTCCTTCTTCGACGGCTGCCCGGTGTTCGATGTGGTGATCCACGGGGAGGTCTATGCCCATGTGGAGCTGAAGATCCCCGGTAAGCACAACATCCTCAACACGCTGGCAGCGGCGTCGGCCGCGTATGTGCTGGGTCTGCCCGGCGAGGCGGTATCCCGTGGGCTGGAGACCTTCCACGGCGCAGGCCGCCGCATGGAGCACAAGGGGACATATCACGGGGCGGAGGTCTACGATGACTACGCCCACCATCCCGGTGAGCTCCATGCTCTGCTGACCACCGCCCGCACCATGGGCTATCAGCGGGTCATCTGTGCCTTCCAGCCCCACACCTACTCTCGCACCAAGGCGCTGTTTTCCCAGTTCGTGGAGGAGCTGAAGCTGCCGGATGTGACGGTGCTGGCGGAAATTTACGCCGCACGGGAGCAGAACGACATCGGCATCTCCTCGCAGGATCTGGCACGGGAGATCCCCGGCGCCATCTACTGCTCCAGTCTGGAGAAGGTGACGGATACGCTGGCCTCTTTGGCCCAGCCCGGCGACCTGATCCTGACGGTGGGGGCCGGAGACATTTTCCGGGCCGGGGAAAAGCTGCTGGAAAGGGCGTGA
- the dnaG gene encoding DNA primase, with the protein MPFPQNFLDELLARSDIVDIVGSYVSLTPKGGSYWGCCPFHNEKTPSFHVLPDKQFYHCFGCKKGGGVVNFVMEMEGLTYPDAIRFLAKRANLPVPEESSDGTEKLRSRMLALNRDAARYYYSVLQSPEGAAVQAYLDKRRIRRGIAVRFGMGAAPDSWDALLTAMTHKGYTKQELISAGLAVNGKNGRLYDKFRNRLMLPVIDVRGDVVGFGSRVLDKSEPKYMNTPETLTYSKRRILYGMNLAKKSKRSNIILCEGNLDVVTLHQAGFDNAVASMGTALTQEQLRLLSRYTKELVLCYDNDNAGQQATRRALELLNNSEFSVKVLQLPRRLVDGEYIKQDADDFIKFQGPAAFERLLTGSENGVEFRLDQIAGKYDLTDDTQRIAYAQEVSEELAKLENAVEREVYTTRAAQAAGLTPEAMRLEVERTLRRKLGKERKALRRRELNPAVSVQPQERGIRYTNVRSAMAEEGVLRLLLKDESVFPEEAPLRQEEFSSPLLGRVFDRLWQLRQEGRPLSVAGLSGELSGEEMSHLTGVLQKPEATASAQRALADYIRIIREEAQKRNAQGDPLLAAQEKYKEKKGYGGKQA; encoded by the coding sequence ATGCCGTTTCCCCAGAATTTTCTGGACGAGCTGCTGGCCCGCAGCGATATCGTGGATATCGTGGGCAGCTACGTCTCGCTGACGCCCAAGGGCGGCAGCTACTGGGGCTGCTGCCCCTTCCACAACGAAAAGACTCCCTCCTTCCATGTGCTGCCGGACAAGCAGTTTTACCACTGCTTCGGCTGCAAGAAGGGCGGCGGCGTCGTGAACTTCGTCATGGAGATGGAGGGACTGACCTATCCGGATGCCATCCGCTTTCTGGCCAAGCGGGCCAACCTCCCGGTACCGGAGGAGAGCAGCGACGGAACGGAAAAGCTCCGCAGCCGGATGCTGGCGCTGAACCGGGATGCCGCCCGGTACTATTACAGTGTGCTCCAGTCCCCGGAGGGGGCGGCGGTGCAGGCGTATCTGGACAAGCGCCGCATCCGCCGGGGCATTGCCGTGCGGTTCGGTATGGGGGCGGCCCCGGACAGCTGGGATGCCCTGCTGACGGCCATGACCCACAAGGGCTACACCAAGCAGGAGCTGATCTCCGCCGGTCTGGCGGTGAACGGGAAGAACGGACGGCTGTATGACAAGTTCCGCAACCGGCTGATGCTGCCGGTCATTGATGTGCGGGGCGACGTGGTGGGCTTCGGCAGCCGTGTGCTGGACAAGTCCGAGCCCAAGTATATGAACACCCCGGAAACACTTACATACAGCAAGCGCCGTATTCTGTACGGCATGAATCTGGCTAAGAAGTCCAAGCGGTCCAATATCATCCTCTGTGAGGGCAATCTGGACGTGGTGACGCTGCATCAGGCGGGCTTTGACAATGCCGTGGCCTCCATGGGTACGGCGCTGACTCAGGAGCAGCTGCGGCTCCTCAGTCGCTACACCAAGGAGCTGGTGCTGTGCTACGACAACGACAACGCCGGACAGCAGGCCACCCGCCGGGCGCTGGAGCTGCTGAACAACTCCGAGTTTTCCGTGAAGGTCCTGCAGCTGCCCCGGCGGCTGGTGGACGGGGAGTACATCAAGCAGGATGCCGACGACTTCATCAAGTTTCAAGGGCCGGCGGCCTTCGAGCGGCTTTTGACCGGCAGCGAAAATGGCGTGGAGTTCCGACTGGATCAGATCGCCGGGAAGTACGACCTGACGGATGACACCCAGCGCATCGCCTATGCGCAGGAGGTCAGCGAGGAGCTGGCCAAGCTGGAGAACGCCGTGGAGCGGGAGGTATACACCACCCGTGCCGCTCAGGCGGCGGGCCTGACGCCTGAGGCCATGCGTCTGGAGGTGGAGCGTACCCTGCGGCGAAAGCTGGGCAAGGAGCGCAAGGCCCTCCGGCGCCGGGAGCTGAATCCCGCCGTGTCGGTACAGCCCCAGGAGCGAGGTATCCGCTACACGAACGTGCGGAGCGCCATGGCGGAGGAAGGGGTGCTGCGCCTGCTGCTGAAGGACGAGAGCGTCTTTCCGGAGGAGGCGCCCCTGCGGCAGGAGGAGTTTTCCTCGCCGCTGCTGGGCCGGGTGTTTGACCGCCTGTGGCAGCTGCGGCAGGAGGGACGGCCCCTCAGCGTGGCCGGACTCAGCGGAGAGCTGTCCGGCGAGGAAATGAGTCATCTCACCGGCGTATTGCAGAAGCCGGAGGCCACGGCCTCGGCCCAGCGGGCGCTGGCGGATTATATACGCATCATCCGGGAGGAGGCGCAGAAGCGGAACGCACAGGGCGATCCCCTTCTGGCGGCTCAGGAGAAGTATAAAGAAAAAAAGGGTTACGGAGGAAAGCAAGCATGA
- a CDS encoding cupin domain-containing protein encodes MIVSFDRLPEQLVSGFKGGDGVVSVRAYDDDMGRILQLTVPVGGSIGPHTHTDNCEVMCIVSGTGLCHDDGTEVTLTPGMWHYCPQGHSHSVRNTGEEPLVIRAVLPKGR; translated from the coding sequence ATGATCGTTTCCTTTGATCGTCTGCCGGAGCAGCTGGTGTCCGGCTTCAAGGGCGGGGACGGTGTGGTGTCCGTCCGGGCCTATGACGATGACATGGGCCGCATTTTGCAGCTGACGGTGCCGGTGGGTGGCAGCATCGGCCCCCACACCCACACCGACAACTGCGAGGTGATGTGCATCGTCTCCGGCACGGGGCTGTGCCATGACGACGGCACGGAGGTGACCCTGACTCCCGGTATGTGGCACTACTGTCCCCAAGGCCACAGCCACAGCGTCCGCAACACCGGCGAAGAGCCGCTGGTGATCCGTGCGGTGCTGCCCAAGGGCAGATAA
- a CDS encoding DMT family transporter — MSRQRKADLLLVLATGFWGVSYYLLDLCLTELPPLTLNAFRFLTAFFVLGAIFFRKLRGISRRTLLASIPIGLCLVLTYIGCTYGVLYTSLSNAGFICALPVVVTPLLEWLFLRKRPDRRLAVALVLCTVGMGLMTLNGALRPALGDIICLLCAVAYAGDLVLTDRAVHDPQVNALQLGILQLGVVGFVMLGLAFLLEKPCLPQTPAVWGAALFLGVFCSGVGFVIQTVQQQYTSASHVGLIFTLEPVFSAIVAYFFAHEVLQLRGYIGAALMMVSLLVMELDWKSLLRRRE; from the coding sequence ATGAGCAGGCAGCGTAAAGCGGATCTGTTGCTGGTACTGGCCACCGGATTCTGGGGAGTGTCCTACTACCTGCTGGACCTGTGCCTGACGGAGCTGCCGCCGCTGACCCTGAACGCCTTTCGTTTTTTGACGGCGTTTTTCGTGCTGGGGGCCATCTTCTTCCGGAAGCTGCGGGGCATCTCCCGGCGGACGCTGCTTGCCAGCATCCCCATCGGGCTGTGCCTGGTGCTGACGTACATCGGCTGCACCTATGGTGTGCTGTATACCTCTCTCTCCAACGCAGGCTTTATCTGCGCTCTGCCGGTGGTGGTGACGCCGCTGCTGGAGTGGCTGTTTCTGCGGAAGCGGCCGGATCGGCGGCTGGCGGTGGCGCTGGTGCTGTGTACCGTGGGCATGGGGCTCATGACCCTCAACGGGGCGCTGCGCCCGGCGCTGGGAGATATCATCTGCCTGCTATGCGCCGTAGCCTACGCCGGGGATCTGGTGCTGACGGACCGGGCGGTCCACGATCCGCAGGTCAACGCCCTGCAGCTGGGCATTTTGCAGCTGGGGGTGGTGGGCTTCGTGATGCTGGGACTGGCCTTCCTGCTGGAGAAGCCCTGCCTGCCACAGACCCCTGCCGTGTGGGGAGCGGCCCTGTTTCTGGGGGTGTTCTGCTCCGGCGTGGGCTTCGTCATCCAGACGGTGCAGCAGCAGTACACCTCCGCCAGCCATGTGGGGCTGATCTTCACGCTGGAGCCGGTGTTCTCTGCCATCGTGGCGTATTTCTTTGCCCATGAGGTTTTGCAGCTGCGGGGCTACATCGGGGCGGCGCTGATGATGGTGAGCCTGCTGGTGATGGAGCTGGACTGGAAGAGCCTGCTGCGCCGGAGGGAGTAA
- a CDS encoding prolyl-tRNA synthetase associated domain-containing protein, with protein MNVSPVYHGAPAESRTPVEDRTYAALTALGIPFDRVDHDPAEDMADCAVISQALGADICKNLLLTPRNRSAFYLLAMPGDKPFVTKDLSKQIGSSRLSFATAEDLEQLLGVQPGSASVLGLLNDTEHRVTLVLDRAVAESRWFGCHPCRNTSSLRLRTEDVLEKFLPHTGHVPLVVEL; from the coding sequence ATGAACGTATCGCCTGTGTATCACGGCGCCCCGGCGGAGAGCCGGACGCCGGTGGAGGACCGCACCTATGCGGCGCTGACGGCGCTGGGCATCCCCTTTGACCGGGTGGATCACGATCCGGCGGAGGACATGGCGGACTGCGCCGTCATCTCTCAGGCGCTGGGGGCGGACATCTGCAAGAATCTGCTGCTGACGCCCCGGAACCGGTCGGCTTTTTACCTGCTGGCCATGCCGGGGGACAAGCCCTTTGTGACTAAGGACCTGTCCAAGCAGATCGGCTCCTCCCGGTTGAGCTTTGCCACGGCGGAGGATCTGGAGCAGCTGCTGGGTGTGCAGCCGGGCTCGGCGTCGGTGCTGGGACTGCTGAACGACACGGAGCATCGGGTGACGCTGGTGCTGGATCGGGCGGTGGCGGAAAGCCGGTGGTTCGGCTGCCATCCCTGCCGCAATACCAGCTCCCTGCGGCTGCGGACAGAGGATGTGCTGGAGAAATTCCTGCCCCACACCGGCCATGTGCCGCTGGTGGTGGAGCTTTGA
- a CDS encoding MetQ/NlpA family ABC transporter substrate-binding protein has translation MKHSVFAKIVTLALTLVLVLSLAACGKKSDSGVKILVPNDTTNEARALLLLQENGIITLKDGAGITATKNDIVDNPYHVEIVEAEAAQLPSLLADAEYAVINSNYAINAGLNPVKDSLLIEGSASAYANILAVKEGTENTDAVKALKAALESQQVVDYINQKYDGSVVSVVTNPTDGYDASVNYDALNGTTISVAASPTPHAEILEVAKQILAAKGVTLDIQVYNDYVVPNTVVDDGTVTANYFQHLPYLEDFNAQNNTHIVSVGGIHVEPMGLYGGKQTTLDAISGK, from the coding sequence ATGAAACATTCCGTATTTGCAAAGATCGTCACGCTGGCTCTGACGCTGGTACTGGTTCTGAGTCTGGCCGCCTGCGGCAAAAAGTCCGACAGCGGCGTGAAAATTCTGGTCCCCAACGACACCACCAACGAAGCCCGTGCGCTGCTGCTGCTGCAGGAGAACGGCATCATCACCCTGAAGGACGGCGCCGGCATCACCGCCACCAAGAACGACATTGTGGATAATCCCTACCATGTGGAGATCGTGGAGGCCGAGGCTGCTCAGCTGCCCTCCCTGCTGGCGGATGCCGAGTACGCCGTCATCAACAGCAACTACGCCATCAACGCCGGCCTGAACCCCGTGAAGGACTCCCTGCTCATCGAGGGCTCCGCCTCCGCCTATGCCAACATTCTGGCCGTGAAGGAGGGTACCGAGAACACCGATGCCGTTAAGGCGCTGAAGGCTGCTCTGGAGAGCCAGCAGGTGGTGGACTACATCAACCAGAAGTATGACGGCTCTGTGGTGTCCGTGGTCACCAATCCCACTGATGGCTATGATGCCTCTGTGAATTATGATGCGCTGAACGGCACCACCATCTCCGTCGCCGCCTCCCCCACGCCCCACGCCGAAATTCTGGAGGTCGCCAAGCAGATCTTGGCAGCCAAGGGCGTGACGCTGGACATTCAGGTCTACAACGACTATGTGGTACCCAATACCGTGGTGGATGACGGCACCGTCACCGCCAACTACTTCCAGCACCTGCCCTATCTGGAGGACTTCAACGCTCAGAACAACACCCACATCGTGTCCGTGGGCGGCATCCACGTGGAGCCCATGGGCCTGTACGGCGGCAAGCAGACCACGCTGGACGCCATCAGCGGTAAGTAA
- a CDS encoding methionine ABC transporter ATP-binding protein yields the protein MIELKHVSKTFDSDSGGVDALKDVSLTIEDGDIYGIIGMSGAGKSTLVRCINLLEKPTAGEVVVDGQRLDTMTPAQLRAARREITMIFQRFNLLMQRTCLQNVCFPMELSGVKKADAVRRAKELLELVGLPDKAQAYPAQLSGGQQQRIAIARALATQPKVLLCDEATSALDPNTTHQILELIRDINQKLGITVVVITHQMSVVKTICNHVAILDGGVVAEKGLVSEVFAAPKSAAGRRLVFPGGADALVSDPQAVRRVRLTFRDSVTTGTPLVARLASEEGILCTVISASTQKLSEEVYGSMLLGIPSGQFQRAMDYIDTMSNIRVEEVDGHVQ from the coding sequence GTGATCGAATTAAAACACGTCAGTAAGACCTTTGACTCCGATTCTGGAGGGGTAGATGCGTTGAAGGACGTCTCCCTGACCATTGAGGACGGGGACATCTACGGCATCATCGGCATGAGCGGTGCCGGTAAGAGCACGCTGGTGCGGTGTATCAATCTGCTGGAAAAGCCCACGGCGGGCGAGGTGGTGGTGGACGGCCAGCGGCTGGACACCATGACTCCGGCGCAGCTGCGGGCGGCCCGTCGGGAGATCACCATGATCTTCCAGCGGTTCAACCTGCTGATGCAGCGCACCTGCCTGCAAAACGTGTGCTTCCCCATGGAACTGTCCGGGGTGAAGAAGGCGGACGCCGTCCGCCGGGCCAAGGAGCTGCTGGAGCTGGTGGGCCTGCCGGATAAGGCACAGGCCTACCCGGCGCAGCTGTCCGGCGGCCAGCAGCAGCGCATCGCCATTGCCCGTGCGCTGGCTACCCAGCCCAAGGTGCTGCTGTGCGACGAGGCCACCAGTGCTCTGGACCCCAATACCACGCACCAGATTTTGGAGCTGATCCGGGACATCAATCAGAAGTTGGGCATCACTGTGGTGGTCATCACCCACCAGATGAGCGTGGTCAAGACCATCTGTAATCATGTGGCTATTCTGGATGGCGGCGTGGTGGCGGAGAAGGGGCTGGTATCCGAAGTGTTCGCCGCTCCCAAGTCCGCCGCAGGACGGCGGCTGGTGTTCCCCGGCGGCGCCGATGCGCTGGTGTCCGACCCGCAGGCGGTGCGCCGGGTGCGGCTGACCTTCCGGGACAGCGTCACCACCGGCACGCCGCTGGTGGCGAGACTGGCCTCCGAGGAGGGCATCCTCTGCACGGTGATCTCCGCCTCCACCCAGAAGCTGTCGGAGGAGGTCTATGGCAGTATGCTGCTGGGCATCCCCAGCGGCCAGTTCCAGCGGGCCATGGATTATATCGATACCATGAGCAACATTCGGGTAGAGGAGGTAGACGGCCATGTACAGTGA
- the rpoD gene encoding RNA polymerase sigma factor RpoD — MSEKLNQQLEQQDLEAMADQLLAEDAAKREEEDSKSRKKLDDKTIAALPAATLITANEKLKDLLAKGCKTGKLDPGELSDVVDTMDLDGDQMDRIYDSLADLGIEVGSDEFLTDLPDDGEPPLEEIAEIEEEELVDPNTLVDSFNIDDPVRMYLKEIGKVPLLTADEEIRLATAMSAGNAAKERMAAAEKEGEIIPEEELAALKKDVKQGEKAKQKLAEANLRLVVSIAKRYVGRGMLFLDLIQEGNLGLIKAVEKFDYTKGYKFSTYATWWIRQAISRAIADQARTIRIPVHMVETINKVIRVSRQLMQELGHDPSPEEISEEMGMPVDKVREILKIAQEPVSLETPIGEEEDSHLGDFIPDEGVSEPSEAASFTLLKEQLVDVLSTLTPREEKVLKLRFGIEDGRTRTLEEVGKEFNVTRERIRQIEAKALRKLRHPSRSKKLKDFLN; from the coding sequence ATGAGTGAGAAGTTGAATCAGCAGCTGGAGCAGCAGGATCTGGAGGCCATGGCCGACCAGCTTTTGGCGGAGGATGCCGCCAAGCGGGAGGAAGAGGACTCCAAATCCCGCAAGAAGCTGGACGATAAGACCATTGCCGCCCTTCCGGCGGCGACCCTCATCACCGCAAACGAGAAATTGAAGGATCTGCTGGCCAAGGGCTGCAAGACCGGGAAGCTGGACCCCGGCGAGCTGTCGGACGTGGTGGATACCATGGATCTGGACGGCGACCAGATGGACCGCATCTACGATTCGCTGGCGGATCTGGGCATCGAGGTGGGCAGCGATGAGTTCCTGACGGACCTGCCCGATGACGGGGAGCCGCCTCTGGAGGAGATCGCCGAGATCGAGGAAGAGGAGCTGGTGGACCCCAACACGCTGGTGGACAGCTTCAACATCGACGACCCCGTGCGGATGTATCTGAAGGAGATCGGTAAGGTGCCGCTGCTGACGGCGGACGAGGAGATTCGTCTGGCTACGGCCATGTCCGCCGGCAACGCCGCCAAGGAGCGTATGGCGGCAGCGGAGAAGGAGGGCGAGATCATCCCGGAGGAGGAGCTGGCCGCCCTGAAAAAGGACGTGAAGCAGGGGGAGAAGGCTAAGCAGAAGCTGGCGGAGGCCAACCTGCGTCTGGTGGTGTCTATCGCCAAGCGGTATGTGGGCCGTGGGATGCTGTTTCTGGATCTGATCCAGGAGGGCAATCTGGGCCTGATCAAGGCCGTGGAGAAGTTCGACTACACCAAGGGCTATAAGTTCTCCACCTACGCCACGTGGTGGATCCGGCAGGCCATCAGCCGGGCCATTGCCGATCAGGCCCGCACCATCCGCATCCCCGTCCACATGGTAGAGACCATCAACAAGGTCATCCGGGTGTCCCGGCAGCTGATGCAGGAGCTGGGCCACGACCCCTCGCCGGAGGAGATCTCCGAGGAGATGGGGATGCCCGTGGACAAGGTGCGGGAAATTCTGAAGATCGCACAGGAGCCGGTGTCGCTGGAGACGCCCATCGGCGAGGAGGAGGATTCCCATCTGGGAGATTTCATCCCCGACGAGGGGGTGTCCGAGCCCAGCGAGGCCGCCAGCTTCACCCTACTGAAGGAGCAGCTGGTGGATGTGCTCAGCACCCTGACGCCCCGTGAGGAGAAGGTGCTGAAGCTACGCTTCGGCATTGAGGACGGACGCACCCGCACGCTGGAGGAGGTGGGCAAGGAGTTCAACGTCACCCGTGAGCGCATCCGTCAGATCGAGGCCAAGGCTCTGCGGAAGCTCCGTCACCCCTCCCGCAGCAAGAAGCTGAAGGATTTCCTGAACTGA
- a CDS encoding glycoside hydrolase family 25 protein, producing the protein MGKYVRILCGMMAVLVAATALGLWQLAEAPQYVAAAESRGQAKPVSFGTDTALVPVHLESQTQEEQLVLRVLAADTEEPVRGALFVVELIDGDGQKTVCKDWDLDGVITTEAMPEGDYTAHLRTLAGFLMPEDTVVTVEPMKREVIDVSDQVVSSDEVDSRTEDGQYGDKKPDDAGSGSSEELPPSIDTPDPEPEPTPEPEPTPDPKPTPDPDPEPTPEPTPVKRGWQTEDGVKYYYSAAGERVTGTQVIDGTAYRFTPGGALMGRIGIDVSEWQANVDWQKVRASGVSYVILRLGFRGYGTGRLVLDSSFRKNIEGARAAGLQVGVYFFSQAVNEKEAIEEASMCVQYVQGYQVDMPIFIDLEDVWDPDDGSGGRANNLSVTQRTSVARAFCDTVRGAGYKAGIYASYYYLLDRMHIGQLEGDNYIWMASYADSTGYPRSHDMWQYTDNGRVPGITTWDGRAASVDMNVWYE; encoded by the coding sequence ATGGGAAAGTATGTACGGATATTGTGCGGCATGATGGCGGTGCTGGTGGCCGCCACGGCGCTGGGCCTGTGGCAACTGGCGGAGGCTCCGCAGTATGTGGCTGCGGCGGAGAGCCGGGGACAGGCCAAGCCGGTGAGCTTCGGTACGGACACGGCGCTGGTGCCGGTGCATCTGGAGAGCCAGACTCAGGAGGAGCAGCTGGTGCTGCGGGTCCTGGCAGCGGACACGGAGGAGCCGGTGCGGGGAGCGCTGTTCGTGGTGGAGCTGATAGACGGCGACGGGCAGAAAACGGTCTGTAAGGACTGGGATCTGGACGGCGTCATCACCACGGAGGCCATGCCGGAGGGGGACTATACGGCCCACCTGCGGACGCTGGCGGGCTTTCTGATGCCGGAGGACACCGTGGTGACGGTGGAGCCCATGAAGCGAGAGGTCATCGACGTGTCGGATCAGGTGGTCTCCTCCGACGAGGTGGACTCCCGCACCGAGGACGGACAGTACGGCGACAAGAAGCCGGACGATGCCGGCAGCGGCTCCAGCGAGGAGCTGCCGCCCTCCATCGACACCCCGGACCCGGAGCCGGAACCCACCCCGGAGCCGGAACCCACCCCAGACCCGAAGCCCACCCCCGATCCGGACCCGGAGCCCACACCGGAGCCCACACCGGTGAAGCGGGGCTGGCAGACGGAGGACGGCGTGAAGTACTATTATAGTGCCGCCGGTGAGCGTGTCACCGGCACGCAGGTCATCGACGGCACCGCCTATCGGTTCACCCCCGGCGGGGCGCTGATGGGCCGCATCGGCATCGATGTGTCCGAGTGGCAGGCCAATGTGGACTGGCAGAAGGTGAGGGCCTCCGGTGTGTCCTATGTGATCCTGCGGCTGGGCTTCCGGGGCTACGGCACCGGACGTCTGGTACTGGATAGCTCCTTCCGCAAGAACATCGAGGGCGCCCGTGCGGCAGGCTTGCAGGTGGGTGTTTACTTCTTCAGTCAGGCCGTCAATGAGAAGGAGGCCATTGAAGAGGCCAGTATGTGCGTGCAGTACGTGCAGGGCTATCAGGTGGATATGCCCATCTTTATCGATCTGGAGGATGTTTGGGATCCGGATGACGGCTCCGGCGGACGGGCCAACAACTTGTCCGTGACGCAGCGCACCAGCGTGGCCAGAGCGTTCTGCGATACGGTGCGAGGTGCCGGGTACAAGGCAGGCATCTATGCCAGCTATTACTATCTGCTGGATCGGATGCACATAGGCCAGCTGGAGGGGGATAACTACATCTGGATGGCCAGCTATGCCGATTCCACCGGCTATCCCCGCAGCCACGATATGTGGCAGTACACCGACAACGGTCGAGTGCCGGGCATCACCACATGGGATGGACGGGCCGCCAGCGTGGATATGAATGTGTGGTACGAGTAA
- the ytvI gene encoding sporulation integral membrane protein YtvI, protein MRDPKLTFLIRCAYGAVWLALIWLMVRYVLVWLLPFFIALALAALLEPAVVLCRRRLHLRRGFTATVLSLVVLGTVAAGLVLLAMVLLRQVCELSGRLPGYLEALPRWTELVRGRAQQLCAACPEGLRSWLEALLDGLSAQLAELLESMGQRCLRAVTAAAAALPQAVLFCATTLLAVLFTAGSYPRIRAFLRRQLPEDRLRQARGVKADLLATLGKWCKAQCILLGVTFCELLTGFLLLRQGYALLLAALIAVIDALPVFGTGTVLVPWGALCLLTGNVPKGLGLLALYGVISLVRSVLEPKIMAAQVDLPPLAALAAMYVGFCAFGVAGMVLCPMALLFVKQLHDSGWLRLWK, encoded by the coding sequence TTGCGGGATCCGAAGCTGACGTTTCTCATCCGATGCGCCTATGGGGCGGTCTGGCTGGCGCTTATATGGCTGATGGTGCGGTATGTGCTGGTGTGGCTGCTGCCGTTCTTCATTGCACTGGCGCTGGCGGCGCTGCTGGAGCCGGCGGTGGTACTGTGCCGGAGACGGCTGCATCTGCGGCGGGGCTTTACAGCCACGGTGCTGAGTCTGGTGGTGCTGGGAACGGTGGCGGCGGGACTGGTGCTGCTGGCCATGGTGCTGCTGCGGCAGGTCTGTGAGCTGTCGGGTCGGCTGCCGGGGTATCTGGAGGCTCTGCCCCGGTGGACGGAGCTGGTACGGGGCAGGGCGCAGCAGCTGTGCGCTGCCTGCCCGGAGGGACTGCGGAGCTGGCTGGAGGCTCTGCTGGATGGGCTGTCGGCTCAGCTGGCGGAGCTGCTGGAGAGCATGGGCCAGCGGTGCCTGCGGGCGGTGACGGCGGCAGCGGCGGCGCTGCCGCAGGCGGTGCTGTTCTGCGCTACCACGCTGCTGGCGGTGCTGTTCACCGCCGGAAGCTATCCCCGTATCCGGGCGTTCCTCCGGCGGCAGCTGCCGGAGGACAGGCTGCGGCAGGCCAGGGGCGTCAAGGCGGACCTGCTGGCCACCTTGGGAAAGTGGTGCAAGGCCCAGTGCATCCTGCTGGGGGTCACCTTCTGTGAACTGCTGACGGGATTTCTCCTGCTGCGGCAGGGATATGCCCTGTTGCTGGCGGCACTGATCGCCGTCATCGACGCCCTGCCGGTGTTCGGCACGGGGACGGTGCTGGTGCCGTGGGGGGCGCTGTGCCTGCTGACAGGGAACGTCCCCAAGGGGCTGGGGCTGCTGGCCCTGTACGGCGTCATCTCGCTGGTGCGGAGCGTGCTGGAGCCTAAGATCATGGCGGCGCAGGTGGACCTGCCGCCGCTGGCGGCGCTGGCGGCCATGTATGTGGGCTTCTGCGCCTTCGGCGTGGCTGGGATGGTGCTGTGTCCCATGGCGCTGCTGTTTGTCAAGCAGCTCCATGACAGCGGGTGGCTGCGGCTATGGAAATAG